The Candidatus Binatia bacterium DNA window CGAGCGAGATCCCGACGATCGCCGCGACGCGCAGGGGAAAGCCCATCAGCCGCACGATCGCGGCCGCGACGATCGCCTTGAGCGCGACGGTCAGGAAGAGCCAGCCGCCGATCGCGGGGAGGTTCGCCGCGACGAAGGCCGGCTCGAGGAGCATCCCGATCGAGATGAAGAAGAGGCTGGAGAAGAGATCGCGGAACGGGACGATCTCCGAGACGACCTGGTGCGAGTACTCCGATTCGCTCACGAGAAGCCCCGCGAGGAACGCGCCGAGCGCGGGCGAGAGCCCGAGCCGCTGGGTGAGGAGGGCCGAACCCAGGCAGACCGCGACCGCCATCATGACGTAGAGCTCGCGGACGCCGCTCCGGATCACGGCGTTCACGACGCGCGGCATGAGCCAGCGCGCGGCGGCGGCCACGACGCCCGCGGCCGCGAGTCCGATCAGGAGGCGCGCGGCCAGCGAGAGGGCTCCCCCGTTTCCGACCGCGAGCGCGCCGCCGAGAATGCCGTTGGGGACGCCTGACGCCGCCGCGCCGACGGCGACTGCGCCCGACGCCCCGCCGGCACCCAACGCGCCCGCGCCCAGCGCCCCCGCGGCCGCGGCGAGCGCGGGCACGAGGAGCAGCATCGGGACCATCGCGATGTCCTGGAAGAGAAGAATCCCCACGAGCAGGCGGCCCTGCGGGGCGTGCGTCTCGCCGCGCTCCCCCAGGCTGCGCATCACCATCGCCGTCGAGGAGAGGGTGACGAGCATGCCCGCGAAGATCGCGCCCGCGAGCCGGGCGTGGATCGGCAGGAGGAGCAGGACCCCGGTCACCGCCGCGATCGTCGCGACCACCTGGAGCGGGCCCGCGACCAGGAACGCGCGGCCGATCTCGCGCAGGCGCGCGAGCGAGAACTCCAGGCCGACGATGAAGAGGAGGACCGAGACGCCGATCTCGGCCAGGATGCCGACGCGGGCGGTGTCCGAGATCCAGCCCAGCGCCCCGGGGCCGATCAGCACGCCCGTGAGCATGAAGCCGACCGCGGCGGGGATCTTGAGGCGGCGGCTCGGGAGCAGCACGACGAGCGCCGCGGCGAGCGCGACGACCAGGTCGCGCAGGAAGGTGCTCTCGCCGTGCATCAGCCGGCTGCCCGGCCGCCGTGCCGCGCCCCGGGCGTGACCCTCATCCCAGCGACCGAAGCGCTTCGCCCAGTCGCGCGATCTCCCCGCGCGTGTTGTAGTGGCAGAGACTCACGCGAGCGACCGCGTCGCGTCCCACCGCCTCGATCAGACGCGGCGCGTACATGTGCCCCTCGCGGGCGTGGATGCCGCGCTCGGCCAGGCGCTCCACGATCGCACGCGGCGTGGCACGCTCCATCGTGAACGCCACGGTGGGAACGCGCGCCACTACGCGCGCGGGATCGGCGTCGCCGAGGATCGAGAGCCCGGGGACGCGGCACATCTCCTCGACGAGCGCCGACGCCAGCTCCATCTCGTAGGCGCGGATCCGCTCGGCGCCGATCTCCATCACGTAGCGGAGCGCGGCGGCCATTCCAGCCATCGCCTCGAAGTTCTGCGTGCCCCCCTCGAATCCGTACGGCGCCTCGGCCGGGATGAAGAAATCGTGCACCGGCGCCAGACGCCGGTACGACTCCGCGCGCCCCCACAGGAATCCGACGTGGGGGCCGAAGATCTTATAGCCCGAGAAAGCGAGGAAGTCGGCGCCGAACGCCTGGACGTCGATCGGCCCGTGCGGGGCGAAGTGGACGGCGTCCACGAAGACGAGCGCGCCCGCTTCCCGGGCCACGCGCGCGGCCGCCGCCACGTCGACGATCCGGCCGATGGCGTTCGAGGCGAGCGGCAGGGCGACAAGACGCGCGCGTCCGCCCGATTCGTGCAAGAGGTCCCGGAGATCGTCCACGTCGAGCCGCGCCTCGGCGCCGCGCACCTTCCAGACCAGCGGCGCGACGCCCTCGCGCTCCAGCCGGAGCCAGGGGCCGACGTTCGCCTCGTGGTCGAGCTGCGTGACGACGACGCGGTCTCCCGCCGCAAAGAGCGGGCGCGCCGCTTCGGCCGCCATGCGAATGAGCGACGTGGAATTCAGGCCGAAGACGATCTCTTCGGGCGAGCGGGCGTTCAGGAAGGTGGCGACGGCCTGGCGCGCAGCGGCGATCTGCCGGTCCACCTCGATCGAGCGCGCGAAGAGCCCGCCGCGGTTCACCCCGCGGCGGACCAGGTGCTCGCGCACCGCCTCGATCACGTCATCGGGGACCTGGGCGCCCGCGGCGTTGTCGAAGAAGATCTCCCGGTCGCCGGCCTCGCGCAGGGCGGGAAACCGCGCGCGCAGCGCGTCCACCGGGAAGTCAGACGGCGACATAGACGTCCTCCCCCTCGATCTTCACCTCGAACGACCGCACCGCCACCAGCTCCGCCTCGGGCGATTTCCCGGTCTTCACGTTGAACGTCCAGCCGTGCCACGGGCAGCGCACCACGTCGCCGGTCAGGAGCCCCTCGCCCAGGTCGCCCCCCATGTGCGGGCATTGGTTTCGGATCGCGTAGACGGCGCCCTCGCAGCGGAAGAGGGCCACCTTGATCGGCCCCGCCCACACGATCAGCCCCTTCCCCTCCTCCACGTCCGACGCGCGGGCCACCCTCACGAACTGGGTCATGAAGCCCGCAGTCTATCAGAAGGAGAACTCGAATCCGGCGGCGGGCATGCGGGGGAATAGCTCGATCGCCTGGCGGCGCGGCGCCGCGGCGCTCCCCGGGTCGAAGGCGTACGTGTACTGGTGCACGTTGACCCGCCCGGTGGCGTTGATCAGCTCCACGTAGGCCTGTCCCCCCGTCGGACCGAAGGAGAGGGGATGCGAAAGGCGGAAGTCGAGGCGGAAGTACGCGGGATAGCGCGCGCCCATGAAGGTCCCGAAGGCGCGCGTCCACGTGCCGGTGGAATCGTCATGCGTCCACACGGACGCGGTGTAAGGGGAGCCGGTGTGATAGCGCGCAAGCACGTTCAGGTTCCACCCGGCGGCCGGCCTGACGTCGAGCGAGAGCGCCGCCGCGTGGCGCTGATCGAAGGAGCGGGGCACGATCCCCTCGGGCGCCGTCCAGACGGCGCGGCTCAGCGTGTAGCCGAGCGACGCGTCGGCCCGCGCCCAGGAGGGGGTGCGCAGGGAGAGCTCCACGCCGCGCGCGGAGCCGCGGTCGAGCGCGAAGGGTGGCGGCGGCTGCGCGGTCACGTCCTGGGCCGGAAGCCCCGCGCCGCGCTCCCGGCGAAGATATCCCTCGACGCGAAGCGCGGCGCCGGCCGGCGCGATTTCGAATCCCGCCGACGTCTCACCGGCCTCGCGGTTTCGCCCGAGAGGAAGGGTCTCGCGCTCCAGATTGTTCAGGAACGAGGGCTGGTGCATGAGGCCTATCGAAGCCCAGGCCGATCCCGCGCTCCCCAGTCGCGCGAGCACCCCGAGCCGCGGCGAGACGAACGCGAATCCCGGCGTGCCCGGCAGCGGCACCCCGTCCCGGCGGAGTCCCCACGTGTAGAGGTCCCGCGAGACGTTGACCCCCGCGGTGAGCGTCGCGCGCGAGCCGGCCGCCGCGCGCGCGGAAAGGTACGCCTCGCCGCGGCGGCGCACCGCGTTGCCGGCGACGACGTGCTCCACTTCCTCCTGGTAGCCCGAGGTCCCGAGCGAGCCCCGAATGCCGTCCAGCGCCAGCCAGCCGTCTTCGTACTCCGCCGCCGCGCCCCACTCGATGGCCCTGCCGCCGCCGAGCGACCGCTCCCCCTCCAGCCGCGCGCGCACCGCGCGCGTGACGCTGTCGTCGCGCCCGCTCCGCCCCACCAGGGTCGCCCGGTGGAACCGGTCGGCGGAGAACACCAGCCGGTGCCGCGCGCGCTCCGAGGGCCGGTAGGACCAGGACGCCCCCAGCGTGAGGTTCCGCACCGAGCCGTTCAGGTCGTTCTCGTCGTACGGCATGTCGTAGCGGAGCTTCTCGCGCGCGCCCAGCGCCAGCAGGGTCAGCTCGTGGCCCTCGGCCGGGCGGAGCCGCGCCTCGCCGATCAGGTCCTGGAAGTCGGGGACGACCGAGACGTCGCGGTCCAGGCGGTGCAGTCGGCCGATCGCGGCGAGGAGCCCGTGGCGGATGCCGAGGAGGTAGGAGCCTCCGCCCTTCGTCGGGCCCGCGACGAGGGCGCGGAGCTGCGTGGCTCCGGCGCCCACCTGGTAGCGCGGCCCGTCGGGACGGTCGCGCGGCGATTCGATCTCGAGCGCGCCGGAGAGCTCGCGGCCGTAGCGCGCGGGAAGGCCGCCGCGCGAGAGCTGCATCGTCTGCACCACGTCGGGGCTCACGACCGAGATGGCGCCGCCCCAGTAGGGGATGTGATACGGCTCGAGCAAATCGAAGCCGTCGAAGCGCACCAGCGTCTCGTCGCTCTCCCCGCCGCGAACCAGGAAGGAGGCGGCGTAGTCCGAGCTGGCGACGCCGGGCAGGGTCTGCACGACGCGGAAGGCGTCGTCGGCCGTGGCCGCGGTGCGCCGGATCTGCTCGCGCGTGATGAAGTCGGCGCGAGGGTCTCGGGTGAGAAAGCGGGAGGCGCGTACCTCCAGGCCGGGCAGCATGTAGTGGATGGAGTCGGGCGCGGGCGGGATGTCCGAGGGGTCGGGGGCGATGGACGACGAGTCGGCGGCAGCGGGCAGGTCCGCGGCGCGAGCCGGCGGGCCCCACGTGAGAACAACCGCGGCGAGGAGGGCGGCACGGATGGGCGGCATGGGATGAGCCCCTTCCACGGCACTTCGGAAGGCCCCATCACCCGGGCGAAGCCGTTACGGCTGCGTCGCCACCCCTGGAGCGGGCTGCCGCCTGGAACGCGGCGCTCACTCCTCGGTCTCACCCCAAAACGAAGACCGGCGCCCCGTTTCCGGAGCGCCGATCGATTGTACCAGACTTTTGCGTGCTGTCTCGCGCGGCCCTGTCGGCGCCCTGAGGCGCCGCGTTCCGCGATTTAGTGGCTTCCGCAGCCTCCGCCGCTCCCACCGCAGCCGCATCCGCCGCCCGGTGCCGCCCCTTCGCTCTCTTCGGTCGCGAAGGACGAGCCGCAGCCGCAGCTCTTCACCGCGTTCGGATTGTTGATCTTGAAGCCGCCACCCTGCAGCGAGTCGTCGAAGTCGATCGACGCTCCCTCGAGGAATTGGTGGCTCTGAACGTCGACGATCACCTTGACGCCCCCGGCCTCGAAGACGAGGTCGTCGGCCGTGGCGGGCTCGTCGGCGATCTGCATGCCGTAGGAGAGGCCCGAGCACCCACCGCCCGCGACGAAGACGCGCACGCCTTCGAACGTGCCTCCCTCGCGTTCCATGATGGTCCTGATCTCGGACGCGGCCTTTTCGCTCAACGTGATCATGCGGAACTCCTTAGGTCATAACGAGAGTTTCGGCCGGACGGCCTACCACCGGATTAGACGCCGCCCTCCGCGAAACGATGCTATCTGTTGTATCGGTAAATGATAGGCCCGGCTCGAGGGGCTGTCAATGCGGGCCCGGCCGAATCGGCGCCGATCGATCCCGCGCCGGCCCCCGATTCCGCGCCGATCCTCGATCCAGCGACGATCCCCGACTACCGCGGCTTATCCGGCGGGCGGCCCTGCTGCAGGATCCGCAGCATGTTCGTTCCCCCCGAGCGCGTCGTCGTTCCCGCCATCGCCACCACCCAATCCCCGCGGCGGATCATCTTCCGGGTGATGAGGATGCGAAGGCCGGCCTCGACCATTCCCTCGGCGGTGCGCCAGCGCGGCACCTGGACCGCCGACACTCCCCAGGCGAGCGACAGGCGGCGGCAGGTCGATTCGAGCGGCGTCAGCGCGAAAATGGGCGCCTGAGGCCGCGACTTGGAGACGAGCCGCGCCGAGTAGCCGGTGTGCGTGAAGATGGCCAGCGCCTTGGCGCGGATCTCGCGCGAGGCCTGGAACGCCGTGTGCGCGAGCGCGTGGGTCGGCGAGGGGAGCGCGCTGCCGTCGGAGCGGCGCGGCGCGCGCTTCGTGGCCGCGAACTCGTCGGCCTCCGCCGCGATCCGCGCCATGGTGCGCACGGCGCGCTCGGGGTAACGGCCCACCGCGGTCTCCGCGCTCAGCATCACGGCGTCCGTCCCGTCGAAGATGGCGTTCGCGACGTCGGAGGCCTCCGCGCGCGTCGGGCTGGAGGAGGTCACCATCGACTCCAGCATCTGGGTCGCGGTGATCACGATCACCTCGAGCGCGTTCGCGCGCTCGATGATCCGCTTCTGCAAGATCGGCACGCGCTCGGGCGGATACTCCACGCCCAGGTCGCCGCGCGCCACCATCACGCCGTCGGCGGCCTCCAGGATCGACTCGAGGTTTTCGATCGCTTCACGGCGCTCGATCTTGGCGATGACCATCGGCGGGCGCTGCGCGCGGCGCAGCAGGCGGCGCAGGCCGATCAGGTCTTCGGCGCTCCGCACGAACGAGAGCGCGACGAAGTCGATTCCCTCCTCGATGCCGAACGCGAGATCGCGGCGGTCCTTGGCCGTGAGCGCGGGCGCCGAGAGTCGCACGCCGGGGAAGTTCACCCCCTTGTGGTCGGAGATCGCGCCGCCGGTGACCACGCGGCAGCGCAGGCCGCCCGCCGCTTTCCGGACCGCCTTGAGCTCGACCTTGCCGTCGTCGATCAGGACGCGGTCCCCGACGGAGACGTCCTGCATCAGGCCCGAATAGTCGATCGGAATCCGCTCGGCGGTTCCGAGCCCGCCCTCACTGGTCAGGAGCACCTCGGCTCCGGCGACAAGCCGGATCGAACCGTCCCGGAACGATCCCACCCGAAGGCGGGGCCCCTGGAGGTCGAGAAGGATTCCGACGGTGCGCTTGGCGCGATGGGCGGCGAGCCGCACGGCGCGCATGGCGCGGCGGTGATCGGTATAGGTGCCGTGGGAGAAGTTGATGCGCGCGACGTCCATGCCGGCGCGAGCCATCCGCGCGAGAACGGCGGGATCGGCGCTGGCCGGCCCTACCGTCGCGATGATCTTGGTGCGGCGCACCGCTTACGGGGCGCTAGACGGCGAGGGTCGCGAGCACTTCGTCGGCGTGCCCCTCGACCTTGACCCGGCGGAATACGTTCTCGACCTTGCCTTCGCGATCGACCACGAACGTCGTGCGCTCGATGCCCCAGAACGAACGGCCGTACATGTTCTTCTCCTTGTAGACGCCGTACTGGCGGCAGACCGCCGCGTCGACGTCGGCCAGGAGCGGGAAGGGCAGGTTGTACTTCTGCGCGAAGCGCTGGTGGCTCAACTCGTCGTCCAGGCTGATCCCCAGGACGATGCCGTCCTTGGCCTGGATGCGGGGCAGGTTGTCGCGGAAGGCGCAGGCCTCCATGGTGCATCCCGGCGTGTCGTCCTTGGGGTAGAAGTAGAGGATGACGCGCTTGCCGCGGAATTCGTGCAGAGTCACCTTGCGCCCCAGCGTGCTCGGCAGCTCGAAGTCCGGCGCCGGCATGCCGACGGTGAGGTTCTCGCCGGGCCAATCGGGGCCGCCCGGCTTGGCGCCGCGCCGCTTCGGAATCGGAAGCTCGACCGGCGGATGCGGCGGACCCACCTCGAATTCCAGGGCGCCCTGCTGACCGGGAGCCTTCGCCGCGGCTTTGCCCTTGGCGGCCGCCTGGCCTGGAGCCGCCTTGGCGGTCGCGGCGGGGCGGGCGGTCTTGGAGCCGGAAGCGGGCGATTTCATGCCGGAGGCGGCCCGGGCGGGAGCAGCGGCCTTGGGCGGAGCCTTCTTGGCCGCGCGCTTGGGCGCGACCCGGCCCTTGGTCGGGGCCTTCTTGGCGGGCTGGCGCCGGACCTGCTGCTTTCCGGACGTGGCGGCTGAGCGTTTCGGCATCTTCTTCGCTGGCTTCCTCTTACTGGATTTGGCGCTCTTTCGAGCGGACCCCTTCCCCGCCATTCAGGGACCCCCTTGGCACAGGGATACGGATTGAGACACCGGTCATCGGGCATCCTAACCGCTGTGACGGCACCGCGCAAGAGCGGTTGAGACGATTCCGTGCCAAAAGTGCGGGATTTGACGTGGGGGGTTGCCGGCCGCCATCCGCGGCCGAACGAGGACCTGGCTCGCAGGGCCCTGCCCGGGCGGAGACGCTTAGCCCGGGACGCGAGCGTTGGCGAAAACTCCGGGGTCCATGGTCTGCGGGACGGCCACGTTGTCGAAGCGGATCTCCACCGGCTTGCCCTGGAGGCGATGATTCAGGGCCAGCTTGACGGGGCCGATCGGCGTCCACTGCTCCCACGTGGAGGTTGCCGGGGGAGGCTTCTTCCCCTCCAGCATCATGTCCCACTTGTCGAGCAGGTGGGTCGAGCGGTTCACATAGAGGGTGTAGCGGTCGCCGGAGGTGAGCCCGACGCCCCTGTCGAACGAGAGCTGCAGCACGTCGTAGTCCTTGCCGCCGAGCCGCTTCAGGCGCACGTACTTGAGATGGGTCCCCGGGTCGCGAAGCTTGAAGGGCATGATGATCCAGTAGGTGTCGTTCACCCATCGCTCGTAGCCCATCTGGACGATGTTCGCGATGTTGGTGGGATCGGTGTCGACGATCCCGTCCGTGAACGACTTCCCCTTCTTGTCCTTCAGCGTGAAGATCGCGGTGACGGTGCGCCCCTTGTCGTCCGGGCCCTGGACGCGGCAGCGGCCGTTCCGCTTGTCCCACCAGTGCTGGAACCGCGCCACTTCCTTCCCCTGCTGCACGACCACGAAATCGAACCGGAAATAGGGAAGGACGTCCCAGGTCCGCTGCCCTCCCATGGCGTCGCTCAGCTGCTTGGCGACGGTCGCGGCTTTCGCGTCGGCCTCGCCCATGGCGCGCGGTGGAAGCGGAATGCGGGCCGCGGATTTCGAGGCGGCCGGGGGATGCTTGGCCGGAGCGGCGTCGGAGACCGCGAACGTCGAAGCCGCGGCGACCAGAAGTCCCAGGAGCGCCAACCCGCCGGCGCGTCTCATTGAATGGAGCGCAGCGTCTCGAGCAGCTTGTCGTGATCCGGTAGGGTGCCGATGTCGTGAACCTCGATGCTGCGCACGATCCCCTTCTTGTCGATCACGATGGTCGCGCGCTCGGAAAAGCCCTCGGGACGGAGGATCCCGTAGCGCTTCGAAACTTCGCCGTGCGGGTGGAAGTCCGCGAGCATCGGGTAATCGATGCCGCCCAGCATCTCGGCCCAGGCGCGATGCGCGGGCGAGGAGTCGACCGAGAGTCCGAGGACCTGGGCGTCCAGTCCCTCGAAGGTCTGGAGGTCCTTGTTGTAGCCGGGCATCTGGACCGAGCAGATCGACGTGAAAGCGAGCGGGTGGAAGATCAGGACGACGTTCTTCTTCCCCCGGAACGAGGAGAGCGTGACGTCGTGCCCGTCCTGATCCTTCAGCGTGAAGTCGGGCGCGGCATCGCCGACCTTCAGGGTCTCGGTCCGGTCCATCGTCGTTTGCATCGCGGTCTCCTTGGGGGCGACAGGAGACGTCAGGCCTTGTCCGACTCCACGGTCTCGCGCGCCTCTTCCTTCTTCCGCGCGAGCGTCTCGGGGTCGTTCACGCCCTTCTGCGTCTCCTTGGGAATGTAATCGAGGAGGAACTTGAGCCCGAGGGCTTCCTTGATGAGCGACCGGGCCACGACCAGGCGCTGCACCTGGTTGGTTCCTTCGTAGATCTGGGTGATCTTGGCGTCGCGCATGTATTTCTCGATCGGGTAATCGCGCATGTAGCCGTACCCGCCGAAGATCTGGACCGCGTCGGTCGTGACCTGCATCGCGGTATCGGTGGCGAAGAGCTTGCACATCGCGGCCAGCTTGGAAACGTTGGGGGCACCCGCGTCCACGGCGCTGGCCGCAGCGTAGACGAGCTGCCGCGCCGCCTCGACGCGCGTGGCCATGTCAGCCAGCATCCCCTGGATCATCTGGAACGAGAGGATCGGCGATCCGAACTGCTCGCGATGCCCCGCGTAGACGGTCGCGTATTCCAGGGCGCCCTGCGCCAGACCCACCGCCTGCGACGCGACGCCCGGGCGGGCCTTGTCCAGCGTCATCATGGCGTGCTTGAAGCCGTGACCCGGGACTTCGCCCAAGAGGTTCTTGGCCGGTACGCGGCAGTTGTCGAAGTGGATCTCCACCACGGGAACGCAGCGGATCCCCATCTTGTCCTCGACCTTGCCGATCCGGAAGCCGGGCGTCCCCTTCTCGACGATGAAGGCGCTGATGCGCCGCGACTTGCTGTCGGGCTGCGTCACCGCAAACACCGAGTAGATGTCGGCCGCGCCGCCGTTGGTGTTCCACTTCTTCTCGCCGTTCAGGATGTAGTGGTCGCCGTCCTGGACCGCGGTGGCGTGGAGGCTGGCGGCGTCGCTGCCGGCGAATTTCTCGGAGAGGCCGAAGGAGATGAGCTTCTTCCCCTCGGCGATGGGGCGCAGGTACTTCTGCTTCTGCTCCTCGGTTCCTCCGACCAGGATCGGGAAGGTGCCGAGCGCGTTCACGGCGTAGAGCACGCCGACGCCGCCGCAGGCTCGCGACAATTCCTCGACGCAGATGCAGAGATCGAGCACGCCGCCGCCGTGGCCGCCGTACTCCTTGGGGATCCAGACCCCCATGAGCCCCGCGTCCGCGATGGCTTGCTTGATCTCCCACGGATATTCCTGTTCCCGGTCGTACTTGGCCGCGAGCGGACGCACCGATTTCTCGGCCACTTCGCGGGCGCGCGCCCGCCACATCAGATTCTGTTCGCTGAGGATGCCGGACAAGGAGGTGCCCCCCTCCAGTTGCGTTGCGACGGTCCCGATCGTGCGGGCGCTTCGCCGAGCGCGCGTGCGGCGTGACCCGCGGTGACGGCGGCGCCGTGGTATCGGAGCCCAAGCGGGCTCAGGGCGCCTCCAAGAGGCCGATTATCCTCAATGCCGACGCTGTGCGCCACCCCGAGTTTTGCGCGGCTTCGCGGGCCTGCGCGAAGAGGTTACGGCTCCGCGCGGGGTGCCTGGCGTGACGTGGGGGTTTCCCGCCACGTAGAACCGCCACGGAATAGCGTCCCAGGGGGCGGGCGCGGTCTGGCAGCCGATGCGCGCCGACGTGCCGACCTGCCCGTCGGGCACGGGCAGGCCGGGCTCGATCCAGATCTCGGGTCCCCGAAGATCGGCCCGGTTCTGCCGCAGGTCGATCCCGAACGCCTGGGTGAGGCGGGCGGGGCCGGCCGCGATATGGCGCGCCGCCGCCGCGCGGGCCGTCAGCGTCCGGGCCGAAGCGCCGCGTGCGGTCACCATCCACTCGACCCCCTCGACCGGCTCGGCGGCGCGGATCAGGACGGCGGCGGGCCTCCCCTCCGGCTCCGCGACGGCGTTCAGCATGTAGTGCATGCCGTAGGTGATGTAGACGTAGGCGAGACCCGGCGGGCCGTAGAGCGGATCGGTGCGCGCCGTGCGCCCCGCGCGCGCATGGCAGGCCTTGTCCTCCTCGCCGACGTAGGCCTCGGTCTCGACGATGCGCCCGCGCAGGACGGCGCCGTCCGGAAGCCGTCGCGCCAGCACGCAGCCGAGGAGCTCGCGCGCGACGGTGAGCGCCGAGCGCACGTAGAAGGGGCGCTGGAGCGGCTCGGGGCTCGGCATCAAAACTCGGCGCCGAGGCTGATGACGAGACGGCGATCGCCGAGGGTGTTCGCGTCCCCGCCGATCTCCACCCGTCCGAATACCGTCCACCAGAGCGCGGAGAGCCGCGCGCCCGCCATCCAGAGCTTTTCCCGCGAATAGAGATTGGGTCCCTCGGGCCGGATCTCGTCGGCGACCACGCCGCCGCGCGCCCGCAGGCGGAACATCGCGAAGGGGGCCGCGGCGGCGAGATCGGCTCCGGCGACAGTGCGCGCCCGGCCTCGCCGCTCCCCGTCGCGCAGCGCGGGGATCAGTCCCTCGCCTCCCATGCCGGGCGCCGCGTCGAGGGGCGCGTCACCCCCCACCACGGCGGCGTCCACGGCGACGGCCGCGGAGACGGGGCCGATCCGGCGCGCGAGCGACCCCTTGGCGCGGGCCCGTCGATAGCCGACGTCGCCGAAGCGGATCTCGGCCTCGACCGAGGGAGCCGTTCCCACGACCTCGACCAGCGGCGGGATCGACTGGAGCCGGAGCCAGGGACCGAACGAGGTGCCGTCGGGACCGAAGTCGGACTGGACGTCTTCGAGACGGAGGGCGAGCGCCGCGTGCCGGTCGGGGTCGAGCGTGCGGGACTCGAAACCGGCCCAGACTCCGGCCCGCTGGATCGCGAGATCCCGGTGGCCCTGTGCGGCCGAGAACCGAACTTCCGTCTCGCCAAAGTGCCCGCCGAGGGTCCATGCGGAGGCGCCGAGCAGGAGCGACGTGAATCGAACCGAGGTCGATCCCCACCGTTCCACGCCGTCGGCCGACCCCTCGAGAGAGACTTCGTAGGGAAGGCTGCCGGCGGCGTCGAGCCGGCGGATCGAAGCCCAGAGCCTCCCGCCGCGATCGTTGTCGTACCCCGGCGCGCCGGAGATCGAGACCAGCGGTCGCGGGTCCGACCGGATCGTGAGGCGCGGCGCGTTCGCATCCAGCGTATCGGCGGGCTCGACCGAGGGCCAGACGCCGTCGAAGAGCCCGGTCGCGAAGAGACGGTCGGTGATCTCGAGAACGCGATCGGGGTGGAACCGGCTCGGGGCGGCGGGACGGTAGGCGCGGCGCAGGAACGCGTCGAGCCGGGCGTCAGGATGCTCGGCGGGGCCGGGCGTCTCGACGACGAGGGCCGAGAGCGAGGTCGGCTCCGGCTGCGGCGGGCGCCGGCCCGGTTCCCGTGGGTGACCGCCTGGTTCTGGTAGGCGTCCGCCCGGCGACGTCGAAGTCGACTCGGGAACGGCGGCCAGCGTCGTTCGGAGACCGGCGGCGATCACGGACGAGGGATCGACCGGGTAGCTGAACTCCGCCAGGCCGGGAGCGATGTCGGGCACGATCAGGATGTCGGGAGCCACCGGCTCCCGGCGAGCGTGCACGGTGAGGATCTCGGTGCTGCGCCGGGCGACCGCGATCGCGTCGGTGCTCCCCAGGCGAGCCGGCGGGACCAGCACGTCCGAGGCGACGATCGGCGCGCCGCCCAGCCGGCGCGCCTCGGCGACGGGAAGATAGTCGGCGATCCCTCCGTCCGTGAGGAGGCGGCTCGATCCGTCGGGCAGGCGCCAGCGGACGGGGGAGAAGAATCCCGCGGCCGCCATGCTCGCGCGGACGGCGCGCGCGAGATCGCCCGAGCCGATCGGGAACAGATCGCCATTCTCCGCGTCCGCCGTCATCGATCGGAACCGCCGCGGCAGCCGATCGAAGTCGCCGCGGGCACGGGCGGCGGGCTCGAAGAGCAGCTCGACCAGCCTGCGGTTGATGCGCCAGTCGGGAATCGCGGCGCTCGCGCCGAAGGCCGCGCCCGTGGAGGTATCCAGCCGGAGCACCGGATAGCGCACGCTGCGGGCCGCTCCGACCTCGAAGGGAAAGGGGGTGAAGATCGCGCGCCAGTCCTCGTCCTCGATGATCGCGCGGATCGCGGGAGCGTCGTATCCGGCCGCGTAGAGGGCCCCGACGATGGAGCCCATGCTGGTGCCGACGACGAGCCCCGGATCGCGCCCGCGCTGCTGGAGGCCGAGGACGACCCCCACGTGCGCCAACCCCCGTGCTCCGCCCCCCGAGAGCACCAGCGCCTCCTCGGCCCGCGCGGTCGCGGCGCCCCCGCCAGCGGCGAGCGCGGCCGTGAGGAGGAGCAGGATCGGGATGAAGGCACCAGCCCTGGAATTCACGCCGGGAGTATGCAACAGGGTGGCTGACCGGGTCAGTCAATTGACTGACTGAGTCAGTCCGTTAGCGAGAGCCCCACAACTCCAACAGGCGGTGTCCGATCGACCGGCCGCCCCGCCACATCGACCAGCCTCCCGCCCGATCGACC harbors:
- a CDS encoding patatin-like phospholipase family protein, which codes for MNSRAGAFIPILLLLTAALAAGGGAATARAEEALVLSGGGARGLAHVGVVLGLQQRGRDPGLVVGTSMGSIVGALYAAGYDAPAIRAIIEDEDWRAIFTPFPFEVGAARSVRYPVLRLDTSTGAAFGASAAIPDWRINRRLVELLFEPAARARGDFDRLPRRFRSMTADAENGDLFPIGSGDLARAVRASMAAAGFFSPVRWRLPDGSSRLLTDGGIADYLPVAEARRLGGAPIVASDVLVPPARLGSTDAIAVARRSTEILTVHARREPVAPDILIVPDIAPGLAEFSYPVDPSSVIAAGLRTTLAAVPESTSTSPGGRLPEPGGHPREPGRRPPQPEPTSLSALVVETPGPAEHPDARLDAFLRRAYRPAAPSRFHPDRVLEITDRLFATGLFDGVWPSVEPADTLDANAPRLTIRSDPRPLVSISGAPGYDNDRGGRLWASIRRLDAAGSLPYEVSLEGSADGVERWGSTSVRFTSLLLGASAWTLGGHFGETEVRFSAAQGHRDLAIQRAGVWAGFESRTLDPDRHAALALRLEDVQSDFGPDGTSFGPWLRLQSIPPLVEVVGTAPSVEAEIRFGDVGYRRARAKGSLARRIGPVSAAVAVDAAVVGGDAPLDAAPGMGGEGLIPALRDGERRGRARTVAGADLAAAAPFAMFRLRARGGVVADEIRPEGPNLYSREKLWMAGARLSALWWTVFGRVEIGGDANTLGDRRLVISLGAEF
- a CDS encoding DNA-3-methyladenine glycosylase codes for the protein MPSPEPLQRPFYVRSALTVARELLGCVLARRLPDGAVLRGRIVETEAYVGEEDKACHARAGRTARTDPLYGPPGLAYVYITYGMHYMLNAVAEPEGRPAAVLIRAAEPVEGVEWMVTARGASARTLTARAAAARHIAAGPARLTQAFGIDLRQNRADLRGPEIWIEPGLPVPDGQVGTSARIGCQTAPAPWDAIPWRFYVAGNPHVTPGTPRGAVTSSRRPAKPRKTRGGAQRRH